A single Heliomicrobium undosum DNA region contains:
- a CDS encoding response regulator transcription factor, with protein MEPAPPSSRDANGPPLRILLADDDPELRELVAGYLEHDGYAVLLAADGEEALRLARTERPDLVILDVMMPKVNGLDVCRMLRDELECPLFILSARGDEPDRILGLNLGAIDYVAKPFSPRELVARVNAHLRRRNRQITVEAPIAVGPLYLDPIRAEAQLNGAALDLRAKEWELLRLFAATPGRVYTKQQVYEQVWHEPYYGNDNTIMVHVRSLRRKLDDALPGAGDWLENIRGLGYRLKAPASAPVPVPVRESMPMPAPRPQEERP; from the coding sequence TTGGAACCTGCACCGCCCAGCAGTCGCGACGCCAACGGGCCGCCCCTGCGCATCCTCCTGGCCGACGATGACCCGGAACTGCGCGAACTCGTCGCCGGCTACCTGGAACATGACGGCTACGCCGTGCTGCTCGCCGCTGACGGGGAAGAAGCGTTGCGGCTGGCCCGCACTGAACGACCGGACCTGGTCATCCTCGATGTGATGATGCCCAAGGTAAACGGCCTGGACGTCTGCCGGATGCTGCGGGACGAGTTGGAATGCCCCCTCTTCATCCTCTCAGCCCGCGGCGACGAACCCGACCGCATCCTGGGCCTCAACCTGGGGGCCATCGACTATGTGGCCAAGCCCTTCAGCCCCCGCGAGTTGGTGGCCCGCGTCAATGCCCACCTGCGCCGCCGCAACCGCCAGATAACCGTCGAAGCGCCCATCGCCGTCGGCCCGCTCTATCTCGATCCTATCCGCGCCGAGGCGCAACTGAACGGCGCCGCCCTCGACCTGCGCGCCAAGGAGTGGGAACTGCTGCGCCTCTTCGCCGCCACACCGGGCCGCGTCTACACAAAGCAGCAGGTCTACGAACAGGTCTGGCACGAGCCCTACTACGGCAACGACAACACGATCATGGTCCATGTCCGCAGCCTTCGCCGCAAACTCGACGACGCCCTGCCCGGCGCCGGCGACTGGTTGGAAAACATCCGCGGCCTCGGCTACCGGCTGAAGGCGCCGGCGTCGGCTCCGGTGCCGGTGCCGGTGCGGGAGTCAATGCCGATGCCGGCGCCGCGACCTCAGGAGGAGCGGCCATGA
- a CDS encoding glycoside hydrolase: MRFKVVTTGKVLLCLLACGLFLTGPLQPMFAADRRAVAGEVAAVPLENAATSTETSGVPFIYDGFEAGLVDWTLQSKGNGGEGTVSLESGSYTGRGDSAGGSNAAWGGYASAGGYGAGGGDSPAGVHSVRIAPAGDGEWRFSTPKKIPVATGDLLELKGWIKRLGSGAATLSARGCDARGNAVEWQIDAPVIEGDAAWGVVATRLVIPPGIAYIQPQLAGQGGGVTWADDLSLTPVMAPRRNPAMPAQARTENAVFSIAVHTDDLTLAVTDKRTGQAWRQQALRSDFILIDIQSGKQIVMALRHIASGNDVLATIKPIGDSPEFTVTLSGEGMLGSALRFPHPFVSGPGTQAVIPRGQGILWPADAPSLPFMRLPAYSGEGLAMPFWGITDGERGLMTLLETPDDSAVHLERIEGKLALSPQWEPQKGRFAYDRRLRYILFDRGGFVAMAKRYREYVRSGDRFVSLEKKARDNRELNKLIGAANIWYEGKGDPEVAGEMKALQFDKVLWNHVEGDTQAALGPEAIQQINALGYLCGRSDLFHQVVNPEKAEHLAAGLDPRWPQSIWPDGLVTGPDGEWVRGWKAKAKDGGWIDGAIVSDEAALSVARWRIPTVLKDSPYGAWLIDGVTSLPWQEDYHQRHPMTRSQSRQSRMNLLKVASSELKRVTGSVGGHDAATPFVHYFEGMMGVTPQAGPGGGVDSTAGGKAGSQPAAALSADHRYGIPLWELVHHDSVLSYWRRDEGNNSLPEQWEKRDLFNILYGTPPLYTLDRDGWKKDKQRLAESYQKVSSVARKVGTAEMTDFRFLTPDRSVQQSVFANGVTVTVNFGSHAYTINAWSELKPMGYLVTDTKK, from the coding sequence TTGAGGTTCAAGGTGGTCACGACCGGGAAGGTCCTTCTTTGCCTGTTGGCGTGCGGGCTTTTTCTTACTGGTCCGTTGCAGCCGATGTTCGCTGCCGACCGGCGAGCCGTTGCAGGTGAGGTGGCGGCAGTTCCCCTGGAGAACGCTGCAACGAGCACGGAGACATCCGGCGTTCCCTTTATCTACGATGGCTTTGAGGCAGGGCTTGTCGATTGGACACTTCAATCGAAGGGCAACGGGGGCGAAGGGACCGTCAGCCTGGAAAGCGGATCTTATACAGGGCGCGGCGATTCTGCCGGCGGCAGCAATGCCGCCTGGGGCGGTTATGCTAGCGCGGGCGGCTATGGCGCTGGGGGCGGCGATTCTCCCGCAGGCGTCCATTCTGTTCGAATCGCCCCGGCAGGCGATGGTGAGTGGCGCTTTTCGACCCCCAAAAAAATCCCTGTCGCCACCGGTGATCTCCTTGAACTGAAAGGATGGATCAAGCGCCTGGGAAGCGGGGCCGCGACGCTAAGCGCAAGGGGCTGCGATGCGCGAGGGAATGCGGTGGAATGGCAGATCGACGCGCCGGTGATCGAGGGGGATGCGGCATGGGGTGTCGTCGCCACCCGCCTGGTGATTCCGCCCGGCATCGCCTATATCCAGCCCCAACTGGCGGGGCAGGGCGGCGGCGTCACCTGGGCCGATGACCTGTCGCTTACCCCGGTGATGGCGCCCAGGCGGAATCCGGCTATGCCTGCGCAAGCGCGTACAGAAAATGCGGTTTTCTCCATCGCCGTACATACGGACGATCTGACGCTGGCTGTCACCGACAAGCGGACAGGCCAGGCATGGCGGCAGCAGGCGCTGCGTTCCGACTTTATCCTGATCGATATCCAGTCTGGCAAGCAGATTGTGATGGCATTGCGGCATATCGCCAGCGGGAACGATGTGCTGGCCACTATCAAGCCAATCGGCGACAGCCCCGAATTTACCGTCACCCTGTCGGGGGAAGGGATGCTGGGGTCGGCGCTGCGCTTTCCCCATCCCTTTGTCAGCGGGCCGGGAACACAAGCGGTGATCCCGCGCGGACAGGGCATCCTCTGGCCTGCCGATGCCCCCTCCCTTCCCTTCATGCGTCTTCCCGCCTACAGCGGGGAAGGACTTGCGATGCCTTTTTGGGGCATCACCGACGGCGAGCGGGGGTTAATGACCCTTCTGGAGACGCCGGACGACAGTGCTGTTCATTTGGAGCGGATCGAGGGGAAACTGGCTTTGTCGCCCCAGTGGGAACCGCAAAAAGGACGATTCGCCTATGACCGACGCCTCCGCTATATCCTCTTTGACCGGGGCGGTTTTGTGGCCATGGCCAAGCGTTACCGGGAATATGTCCGGTCAGGCGACCGGTTCGTCTCCTTGGAGAAAAAAGCCCGCGATAATCGTGAACTGAACAAACTGATCGGCGCCGCCAATATCTGGTATGAGGGAAAGGGCGATCCGGAGGTTGCGGGGGAAATGAAGGCCTTGCAATTCGACAAGGTGCTGTGGAACCATGTCGAGGGCGACACTCAGGCTGCCCTAGGGCCGGAAGCCATTCAGCAGATCAATGCCTTGGGATATCTCTGTGGGCGGTCTGACCTGTTTCATCAGGTCGTGAACCCGGAGAAGGCGGAACATCTGGCGGCGGGGCTGGATCCGCGCTGGCCCCAGTCGATCTGGCCCGACGGACTCGTCACTGGTCCCGATGGCGAGTGGGTGCGCGGCTGGAAGGCCAAAGCCAAGGACGGCGGGTGGATCGACGGCGCCATTGTCAGTGACGAAGCGGCGCTGAGCGTCGCCCGCTGGCGGATTCCCACGGTGTTGAAGGACTCCCCTTATGGCGCTTGGCTGATCGACGGGGTGACTTCTCTGCCCTGGCAGGAAGACTACCATCAGCGCCATCCGATGACACGCAGCCAGAGCCGGCAGTCGAGAATGAACCTGCTCAAAGTCGCCTCCAGCGAACTGAAACGGGTGACCGGGAGTGTCGGCGGCCATGACGCGGCAACACCCTTTGTCCACTATTTCGAAGGGATGATGGGTGTGACGCCGCAGGCTGGTCCGGGCGGCGGTGTTGATTCCACCGCCGGGGGAAAGGCCGGGTCACAACCGGCTGCCGCCCTTTCGGCGGATCACCGGTACGGGATTCCCTTGTGGGAACTGGTGCATCATGACAGTGTCTTGTCCTACTGGCGGCGCGACGAAGGCAACAACAGCCTGCCGGAGCAGTGGGAAAAGCGGGATCTTTTCAACATCCTTTACGGGACGCCGCCGCTGTACACCCTCGACCGGGACGGGTGGAAAAAAGACAAGCAGCGCCTTGCTGAAAGCTATCAGAAGGTCAGTTCCGTCGCCCGGAAGGTGGGAACGGCTGAGATGACCGATTTTCGCTTTCTGACACCGGACCGGTCGGTGCAGCAGTCGGTCTTTGCCAACGGCGTGACAGTGACGGTCAATTTCGGCAGCCATGCATACACCATCAATGCCTGGTCGGAACTGAAGCCGATGGGATATCTGGTGACGGATACGAAAAAATAA
- a CDS encoding MalY/PatB family protein has translation MTNLTCSFDERIERRRTNCLKWDALRDAFGQEDLLPLWVADMDFPSPPAVIEVLQEKAAHRVYGYHVRSESFFESVVEWFGRRHGWAIEREWIALTPGVVPSICLAIQAFTAPGDGVVIQSPVYPPFFRCVNENGRRLVENPLRQVDGCYEIDFDDLAAKLDDGVRMLVLCSPHNPVGRVWTEAELRRINELCRERDIIVLSDEIHCDLVFRGHRHIPFAALGADAAARTVTCVAPSKTFNIAGLNTSFVIISDGGLRRRFRKHMAALSLGEGNLFGVAASEAAYRHGDAWLDALLPYLEDNADYFVRYVRERLPELQVVKPEGTYLGWLDCRSLGLAPAELKRFFVEKAKVGLNDGLTFGRPGAGFARINFGCPQAVLAEGMQRIEAALRSR, from the coding sequence ATGACAAACCTGACCTGTTCTTTTGACGAACGAATCGAACGGCGCCGCACCAACTGCTTAAAATGGGATGCCCTCCGTGACGCTTTCGGGCAGGAAGACCTGCTGCCCCTTTGGGTGGCCGATATGGACTTCCCATCGCCGCCGGCGGTGATCGAGGTCCTGCAGGAGAAGGCCGCCCACCGGGTCTACGGCTACCACGTCCGCAGCGAATCCTTTTTTGAATCCGTCGTCGAATGGTTTGGACGCCGCCATGGCTGGGCTATCGAGCGGGAGTGGATCGCCCTGACGCCTGGGGTGGTGCCGTCGATCTGCCTGGCCATCCAGGCTTTCACAGCCCCTGGCGACGGCGTCGTCATCCAGTCGCCTGTCTACCCGCCCTTTTTCCGCTGTGTCAACGAAAACGGCCGCCGGCTGGTGGAGAACCCGCTCCGCCAGGTGGACGGCTGCTATGAGATCGACTTCGACGACTTGGCAGCCAAACTGGATGACGGTGTCAGGATGCTGGTCCTCTGCAGCCCCCACAACCCTGTCGGGCGCGTCTGGACCGAGGCGGAATTGCGCCGGATCAACGAGCTCTGCCGGGAGCGGGACATCATCGTCCTCTCCGATGAGATCCACTGCGACCTCGTCTTCCGGGGACATCGCCACATCCCCTTCGCCGCTTTGGGCGCCGATGCGGCGGCCCGCACGGTCACCTGTGTGGCGCCGAGCAAGACCTTCAATATCGCCGGGTTGAACACGTCTTTTGTGATCATCTCTGACGGCGGGCTGCGGCGGCGCTTCCGGAAGCATATGGCCGCCCTCAGCCTGGGGGAAGGGAATCTCTTCGGCGTCGCGGCGTCGGAAGCGGCGTACCGGCACGGCGACGCCTGGCTCGATGCGCTGCTTCCATACCTGGAGGACAATGCCGACTATTTCGTGCGCTATGTGCGCGAGCGGCTGCCTGAACTGCAGGTGGTGAAACCGGAAGGGACCTACCTGGGCTGGCTGGACTGCCGCAGTTTGGGACTGGCCCCGGCGGAACTAAAACGATTTTTCGTCGAGAAGGCGAAGGTGGGGTTGAATGACGGTCTCACCTTCGGCCGGCCCGGCGCCGGGTTCGCCCGCATCAACTTCGGCTGTCCGCAAGCGGTCTTGGCCGAGGGGATGCAGCGGATCGAGGCGGCGCTGCGCAGCAGGTGA
- the pdxK gene encoding pyridoxine/pyridoxal/pyridoxamine kinase yields the protein MTIPKALTIAGSDSSGGAGIQADLKTFQELGVYGMTAITTIVSMDPKDWSHKVFPIAIETLEAQLDTILSIGVEAMKTGMLGTPEIVEVAARTIDRHNLKNVVVDPVMVCKGTDEVMQPDNLVSLRDVLVPRATVVTPNLFEAAQLSGHAPIKTLDDMKEAAEAIHKLGVAYVLIKGGGKLAGETAIDLLFDGKTFEVLESERFNTTYTHGAGCTTSAAIAAGLAKGESVRDAIGTAKKFITEAIRLGFPLNGYVGPTHHGAYRRSGCCC from the coding sequence ATGACCATTCCCAAGGCGTTAACCATCGCCGGTTCCGACAGCAGCGGCGGAGCCGGCATCCAGGCCGATCTGAAGACCTTTCAAGAACTGGGCGTCTACGGCATGACGGCCATCACCACCATCGTTTCCATGGACCCGAAGGACTGGTCCCACAAGGTCTTCCCCATCGCCATCGAGACCTTGGAAGCCCAGTTGGACACGATCCTCTCCATCGGCGTCGAGGCCATGAAGACAGGGATGCTCGGCACCCCTGAGATCGTCGAAGTGGCCGCCCGCACCATCGACCGCCACAACCTGAAGAACGTCGTCGTCGACCCGGTCATGGTCTGCAAGGGCACCGACGAGGTCATGCAGCCGGACAACCTGGTCAGCCTGCGCGATGTGCTCGTCCCCCGGGCCACCGTCGTCACGCCGAACCTCTTTGAGGCGGCCCAGTTGAGCGGCCATGCCCCGATCAAAACACTCGACGATATGAAGGAAGCCGCAGAAGCCATCCACAAGCTCGGCGTCGCCTATGTCCTGATCAAGGGCGGCGGCAAGCTGGCCGGCGAGACGGCCATCGACCTGCTCTTCGATGGCAAGACCTTCGAGGTCCTGGAGTCGGAGCGGTTCAACACCACCTACACCCATGGCGCCGGCTGCACCACCTCGGCAGCCATCGCCGCCGGACTGGCCAAAGGCGAGTCCGTCCGCGACGCCATCGGAACGGCGAAGAAATTCATCACTGAAGCGATCCGTCTCGGCTTCCCCCTCAACGGCTACGTCGGCCCGACCCACCATGGCGCTTATCGCCGGAGCGGCTGCTGCTGTTAA
- a CDS encoding glutamine--tRNA ligase/YqeY domain fusion protein, with product MEGKSLPPNFIKSIILEDIESGRVKEVVTRFPPEPNGYLHIGHAKSICLNFELADEFKGRTHLRFDDTNPLKEDTEYVESIKEDVRWLGFEWEKLFFASDYFDEMYNRAVILIQKGKAYVDELSAEEIRQMRGTLTEPGKESPHRNRSVKENLDLFARMRKGEFKDGEKVLRAKIDMASPNINMRDPVLYRIAHASHHNTGDEWCIYPMYDFAHPLEDAVEGVTHSICTLEFEDHRPLYDWVIEECEMECRPRQYEFARLNLTNTVMSKRWLKKLVDEAIVDGWDDPRMPTISGLRRRGYTPEAIRAFAREIGVAKANSTVDSKMLEHFIREDLKLKAPRTMAVLRPLKVVITNYPEGQVEMLEAENNAENPEMGHRQIPFSREIYIEQDDFMENPPSKYFRLFPGNEVRLKHAYFIKCHDVVKDAEGKIVELHCTYDPATKSGSGFEGRKVKGTIHWVEATQALPAEFRLYEPLILDDTAGEDKPFLERINPNSIEVLQGCVEPNMAEAKGQDKFQFFRHGYFNVDTKQSTSDKKVFNHIVSLKSSFQLPK from the coding sequence GTGGAAGGCAAATCACTCCCGCCGAATTTTATCAAAAGCATCATCCTTGAGGATATAGAATCGGGCCGGGTCAAAGAGGTCGTCACCCGCTTTCCGCCCGAACCGAACGGCTATCTGCACATCGGACACGCCAAATCGATCTGCCTGAACTTTGAACTGGCCGACGAATTCAAGGGTCGCACCCACCTGCGCTTCGATGACACGAACCCGCTGAAGGAAGACACGGAGTATGTCGAGTCGATCAAAGAAGACGTGCGCTGGCTCGGCTTCGAGTGGGAGAAGCTGTTCTTCGCCTCTGACTATTTTGATGAGATGTACAACCGGGCCGTCATCCTGATCCAAAAGGGCAAGGCTTATGTGGACGAACTGTCGGCTGAGGAGATCCGCCAGATGCGCGGCACTCTGACCGAGCCGGGCAAGGAGAGCCCCCACCGCAACCGCAGCGTCAAGGAGAACCTGGACCTCTTCGCGCGGATGCGCAAGGGCGAGTTCAAGGACGGAGAGAAGGTGCTGCGGGCCAAGATCGACATGGCCTCGCCGAACATCAACATGCGTGACCCTGTCCTCTACCGCATCGCCCACGCCAGCCACCACAACACGGGCGACGAGTGGTGCATCTACCCCATGTACGACTTCGCCCATCCCCTGGAGGACGCTGTCGAGGGCGTCACTCACTCCATCTGTACCCTCGAGTTTGAAGACCACCGCCCCCTCTATGACTGGGTCATCGAGGAGTGCGAGATGGAATGCCGCCCCCGCCAGTACGAGTTCGCCCGTTTGAACCTGACGAACACGGTCATGAGCAAGCGCTGGCTGAAAAAGCTCGTCGATGAGGCCATCGTCGACGGCTGGGACGACCCCCGCATGCCCACCATCTCGGGCCTGCGCCGGCGCGGTTACACGCCCGAGGCGATTCGCGCCTTCGCCCGCGAGATCGGCGTCGCCAAGGCCAACAGCACCGTCGATTCGAAGATGCTGGAGCACTTCATCCGTGAGGATCTGAAGCTGAAAGCGCCGCGGACGATGGCCGTCCTGCGGCCTTTGAAGGTGGTCATCACCAACTACCCCGAAGGCCAGGTCGAGATGCTGGAAGCGGAAAACAACGCCGAAAACCCGGAGATGGGCCACCGCCAAATCCCCTTCTCCCGGGAAATCTACATTGAGCAGGACGACTTCATGGAGAACCCGCCGAGCAAGTACTTCCGCCTCTTCCCCGGCAACGAGGTGCGGCTGAAACACGCCTACTTCATCAAGTGCCACGATGTGGTCAAAGACGCCGAGGGCAAGATCGTGGAACTGCACTGCACCTACGACCCGGCCACCAAGAGCGGCTCCGGCTTCGAGGGACGCAAGGTGAAAGGGACGATCCACTGGGTTGAGGCCACTCAGGCGCTTCCCGCCGAGTTCCGCCTCTATGAACCGCTGATCCTGGACGATACGGCGGGGGAAGACAAGCCCTTCCTGGAGCGGATCAACCCCAACTCCATCGAGGTCTTGCAAGGCTGCGTGGAGCCGAACATGGCCGAAGCGAAGGGGCAGGACAAGTTCCAGTTCTTCCGCCATGGATACTTCAACGTCGATACGAAGCAGTCGACGAGCGACAAAAAGGTCTTCAACCACATCGTCTCGCTGAAGAGTTCCTTCCAGCTTCCGAAGTAG
- a CDS encoding GNAT family N-acetyltransferase, producing the protein MGKYLYRMADKSDVAGLVELEALLLEEIIQRTHIAHFQIDQAEIQRNIEQFIETQKMWFFIAVDDAGNGRQCVGFIGLTEAHALYTHGKYGIITEFYVRNAYRDKGVGNRLLQEALQFAQMQEWKRFEVTTPPLPEFENSLRFYTKNGFSITGGRKLKAEEKRQTR; encoded by the coding sequence GTGGGAAAATATCTTTACCGAATGGCGGACAAGTCTGACGTCGCCGGTCTGGTTGAATTGGAAGCATTGCTGTTAGAGGAAATCATTCAGAGAACCCATATCGCCCACTTCCAAATTGATCAGGCGGAAATCCAACGAAACATTGAACAGTTCATTGAGACGCAGAAGATGTGGTTTTTTATCGCCGTTGATGATGCCGGGAACGGCAGGCAGTGCGTCGGCTTCATCGGGTTGACCGAGGCCCATGCCCTCTATACCCATGGGAAATACGGGATCATCACCGAGTTTTATGTACGGAACGCTTACAGGGACAAAGGCGTTGGCAACCGCCTGCTTCAAGAGGCTCTGCAGTTTGCACAAATGCAGGAGTGGAAACGGTTCGAGGTGACCACGCCACCCTTGCCGGAGTTTGAAAACAGCCTGCGCTTTTATACGAAGAACGGTTTCAGTATCACCGGGGGGAGAAAGCTGAAGGCCGAGGAAAAAAGACAAACCCGATAA
- the msrB gene encoding peptide-methionine (R)-S-oxide reductase MsrB, translating into MEKAATEGRYELATFAGGCFWCMVTPFEEMDGIIRVVSGYTGGKTENPTYEEVCSERTGHYEAVQITFDPAVFSYEKLLDIYWQQIDPTDPGGQFHDRGSSYRTAIFVHSEAQREKAEASKRALEAKGIFDKPVVTPILPAGPFYPAEAYHQDYHKKNPVRYGLYRLGSGRDAFIARHWKKHNPETVKQEKAPSKNDRSENGQSLKGQSERHPSKEQRWKKDRSDLRERLTPMQYEVTQNNATEPPFRNEFWDHKGKGIYVDVVSGEPLFSSLDKFDSGCGWPSFTRPLHEENIDEKDDTSHGMIRTEVRSRNADSHLGHVFDDGPAPGRLRYCINSAALRFIPKEDLEKEGYGEYRRLFGEGK; encoded by the coding sequence ATGGAAAAAGCGGCTACAGAGGGAAGATACGAACTTGCCACCTTCGCCGGCGGCTGTTTCTGGTGCATGGTGACGCCCTTCGAGGAGATGGACGGGATCATCCGCGTCGTCTCCGGCTACACGGGCGGGAAGACGGAGAACCCCACCTATGAAGAGGTCTGTTCCGAGCGGACCGGCCACTATGAAGCTGTCCAGATCACCTTTGACCCGGCCGTTTTTTCCTACGAAAAACTGCTGGACATCTACTGGCAGCAGATCGACCCGACCGACCCCGGCGGACAGTTTCATGATCGGGGGTCTTCCTACCGGACGGCCATCTTCGTTCACAGCGAGGCGCAGCGGGAAAAAGCGGAGGCCTCCAAGCGAGCGCTCGAAGCGAAGGGCATCTTCGACAAGCCCGTCGTGACGCCCATCCTCCCGGCGGGTCCCTTTTACCCGGCAGAGGCGTACCACCAGGACTACCACAAGAAAAACCCTGTCCGTTACGGCCTGTACCGGCTCGGGTCGGGGCGGGACGCCTTTATCGCCCGCCATTGGAAGAAGCACAACCCGGAAACGGTCAAACAGGAGAAGGCCCCCTCGAAAAATGACCGCTCTGAGAACGGCCAGTCATTGAAGGGCCAATCGGAGAGGCACCCGTCGAAAGAGCAGCGCTGGAAAAAAGACCGTTCAGACCTGCGCGAACGGCTCACCCCGATGCAGTATGAGGTGACCCAGAACAACGCCACCGAGCCGCCCTTTCGCAACGAGTTCTGGGACCACAAGGGCAAGGGCATTTACGTCGATGTCGTGTCCGGCGAGCCCTTGTTCAGTTCCCTGGACAAGTTCGACTCCGGTTGCGGCTGGCCCAGTTTCACCCGGCCGCTCCATGAAGAAAACATCGATGAGAAAGATGACACCAGCCACGGCATGATCCGCACGGAGGTGCGCAGCCGCAACGCCGACTCCCACCTCGGCCATGTCTTCGACGACGGCCCGGCGCCGGGGAGGCTTCGCTACTGCATCAACTCGGCGGCGCTGCGCTTCATCCCGAAGGAGGACCTGGAGAAAGAGGGTTACGGCGAGTACCGGCGACTGTTTGGGGAAGGAAAATAA
- a CDS encoding FAD-dependent thymidylate synthase: MTVANFEATGLDRIARWIERNRIKTIDALGLKQVLNTIHISFTLEGIDRVQSTLICELKDSYVQQSQRYVTLAADAYRLPQLDGEDRRKTEEITQKAFRLYAKMSQLKDPNAKGRPKAENYLYGIPIEDARYILPLSTKTNVSVAMSGDKLVDLFRLLNDKKYGAMFDEIRNELTAFLPEKLTALLPDEYDSDAEHEAIRDFHLEDLKKIDNENNLVLLSRFEDLDMKVGFGALTSTSKNTPSQEIARFGSEAANQARAVTQRVLGYGHESIAEQARTTFGMMCSLVTYHQQLRHRLSQNYRENLTELIRDAARPVKVPDSIRQSPFYSEFMELVEECRNWRRVIAQKYGDEKALSLLLNCDQIKLIIATNARIDIGMLADRTCMNAQWEIRELAIKKLKALRSLSEVLYERALPSCVLGKCREGKLSCGRQAEVKARFLPAD; this comes from the coding sequence ATGACTGTCGCAAACTTCGAAGCCACCGGGTTGGATCGGATAGCCAGATGGATAGAGAGAAACCGGATCAAAACCATTGATGCGTTGGGTCTAAAGCAGGTGTTGAACACCATCCATATCTCCTTCACGCTGGAGGGGATCGATCGGGTGCAGAGCACCTTGATCTGTGAACTGAAAGACTCCTATGTGCAGCAGAGCCAGCGGTACGTCACCCTGGCTGCCGACGCCTACCGTCTGCCTCAACTGGACGGGGAAGACCGGCGAAAGACGGAGGAGATCACCCAAAAGGCCTTCCGGTTATATGCGAAGATGTCCCAACTGAAGGACCCGAACGCCAAGGGAAGGCCGAAAGCGGAGAACTACCTCTACGGCATACCGATCGAAGATGCCCGCTACATCCTGCCCCTTTCGACGAAAACCAACGTCAGTGTGGCCATGTCGGGCGATAAGTTGGTCGACCTCTTCCGGTTGCTCAACGACAAAAAGTACGGCGCCATGTTCGATGAGATCCGCAACGAACTGACAGCGTTCCTGCCTGAGAAGCTGACGGCGCTGCTGCCGGACGAATATGACAGTGACGCTGAGCATGAAGCCATCCGAGATTTTCACCTGGAAGATCTCAAAAAAATCGACAACGAGAACAACCTTGTGTTGCTGAGCCGTTTCGAGGACCTGGACATGAAAGTCGGTTTCGGCGCCTTGACCAGCACCTCAAAAAACACGCCCTCCCAGGAGATCGCCCGTTTCGGGTCGGAGGCGGCAAACCAGGCTAGGGCTGTGACGCAGCGCGTTCTCGGGTATGGTCACGAGAGCATTGCCGAGCAGGCCAGAACCACCTTCGGCATGATGTGCAGTCTCGTCACCTATCATCAACAACTGCGGCACCGGCTCAGTCAGAATTACCGGGAGAATCTGACCGAGTTGATTCGGGACGCCGCCAGGCCCGTCAAAGTGCCCGACAGCATCCGGCAGTCGCCGTTTTACTCGGAATTTATGGAACTGGTCGAGGAGTGCAGGAACTGGCGCCGGGTGATCGCTCAAAAATACGGCGATGAAAAAGCCCTTTCGTTGCTGCTCAACTGCGATCAGATCAAGTTGATCATCGCCACCAACGCGAGAATCGATATCGGAATGTTAGCGGACCGCACATGCATGAACGCCCAGTGGGAGATCAGAGAACTGGCGATCAAAAAGCTGAAGGCGCTTCGCTCTCTGTCGGAGGTGCTCTATGAGAGAGCGCTGCCATCCTGTGTGCTCGGCAAGTGCCGGGAGGGGAAGCTGAGTTGTGGGCGGCAAGCGGAAGTGAAGGCGCGGTTTCTGCCGGCCGACTAA